GGCCGCCCACCTGATGATGGTCAACGCGGCGCGCCTGAAGGACAGCGGCGAGCGCAACGACGTCGAGGCCGGCATGGCCAAGCTCATCGCCTCGGAGTACTGCGCCGAGGTGACCCAGGAGGCGTTCCGCATCCACGGCGGCTACGGCTACTCCAAGGAGTACGAGATCGAGCGCCTGATGCGCGAGGCCCCCTTCCTGCTCATCGGCGAGGGCACCAGCGAGATCCAGAAGACCATCATCAGCCGGGGCCTCCTCCGCGACTACCAGTCTCGCTCCTGACCCCGCTCCCGCGCGAGTCCTCCACCCAGACACCGCGTGTCCTCCACTCAGACACCGCGAGTCGAACGTTCAGGACCGTCGTGTCGAACGCTCAAGACCCCCGAGTTCCACATTCGCACCCCGGCCCGGAGCGCGAATGTGGAACTCGGGGGTCCTGGAGGTTCGACACGACGGGTCCGGAGGTTCGACACGCGGTGTCGCAGTGGAGGACACGCGCGGGTGGGGTGTGACACGCCCGGGTGGGAGCGGGGAGGCCGAAGCTTCGGGGTCGGAGGGGAACGGGGGGTGGGCCGGACGGGGTACGAGGGTCACGTTCGCGTTAGTTTCGCGCTTACCCGTTTCGCGCCCTTCACCCGGTGTTGGCAGGATGGGGTGATCAGCACCGCGAAGAGGTGGTCCCCGTGACGAGTTCCTTCTCCGGCCAGAACCGACCCGGCATGCCGCCGCGCCTGCCGACCCCGCCCACGGGCTGGCCCATCGGGTCCTACAGCACCTACGAGGAGGCGCAGCGGGCGGTCGACTTCCTGGCCGACGGCGACTTCCCCGTCCAGGAGGTCACCATCGTCGGGGTCGACCTGATGCTCGTGGAACGGGTCACCGGCCGCCTCACCTGGGGCCGCGTGCTGGGCACCGGCGCCGCCTCCGGCGCCTGGTTCGGCCTGTTCGTCGGCGTGCTGCTCAGCCTGTTCAACACCACCCCCGGCGCGAGCCTCGGCCCGATCGTGGCGGGCCTGGTCGTGGGTGTCGCCTTCGGCCTGATCTTCGCCGCCGTCGGCTACGGCTCCGCCCGCGGCAAGCGCGACTTCCAGAGCGCCAGCCAACTGGTCGCGGGCCGCTACGACGTGCTGTGCCAGCCCCGCTCCGCCGAGCGCGGCCGCGACCTGCTCGCCCGCCTGGCCATGCGCCCCTCCGACACCGGGCGCGAGTGAAAGTTTGCCGCCGGCACCCGTCGGGTAGAGGCCGTTCGGGCCCGGGTGGTTGCGGCACCTGATCACCGGGCCTAGGTTTCGTCCCACCGGTCGGCCCCCTTGGCCGGTCGGTTGGGGGCACGACGAGGTGCCGGGCGCTGCGGTCTGGCTCCTCCGTTGTCGGGAAGGAGGCAGGACCGATGAGGGGCACGCGGAAACGTCATCGGTTGGCCGCCGCCGGATCCGCCGCGCTGGTCGCGACGTCCGTGCTGGCGGGGTGCGGTTCGGGTGACGGCGGGATCACCATCAACGTCTACAAGTACCCGCAGGAGAACTTCCAGAAGATCGTCGACAACTGCAACGCGGCCGCCGACGGCTACGAGATCGTCTACCACAAGCTGCCGCGCGAGGCGGACGGCCAGCGCGAGCAGATGGTCCGCAGGCTCGCCGCCGGCGACACGGGCATGGACGTGCTGGGCCTGGACGTCACCTGGACCGCGGAGCTGGCCGAGGCCGGCTGGATCCGGGAGTTCACCGGGCAGGTCAAGGACCGGGTCGAGGACGGCACCCTGGGGCCGCCGCTGGACACGGCCCGCTACCAGGGCAAGCTGTACGGCGCGCCGGACAACACCAACGTCCAGCTCCTCTGGTACCGGGGCGACCTGGTGCAGACCCCGCCGAAGACGTGGGCCGAGATGATCGAGACCGGCGGCCGGCTCATCCGGGAGGGCAAGCCCGGCCTGGTCGAGGCGACCGGCAAGCAGTACGAGGGCCTGGTCGTGCTGTTCAACTCGCTGGTCGAGTCCGCGGGCGGGACCATCGTCGGCGAGGACGGCACCAAGGCCGTGGTCGACGACGGCGCGGTCAAGGCGCTGGAGGTGCTCAAGACCTTCGCCACCTCCGACGTGGTCGACCCGTCGTTCTCCAACGCCGCCGAGGACAACGCGCGGCTGGCCATGGAGGCCGGCCAGGCCGCCTTCATGATCAACTGGC
This portion of the Saccharothrix syringae genome encodes:
- a CDS encoding general stress protein, with product MPPRLPTPPTGWPIGSYSTYEEAQRAVDFLADGDFPVQEVTIVGVDLMLVERVTGRLTWGRVLGTGAASGAWFGLFVGVLLSLFNTTPGASLGPIVAGLVVGVAFGLIFAAVGYGSARGKRDFQSASQLVAGRYDVLCQPRSAERGRDLLARLAMRPSDTGRE
- a CDS encoding ABC transporter substrate-binding protein, translating into MRGTRKRHRLAAAGSAALVATSVLAGCGSGDGGITINVYKYPQENFQKIVDNCNAAADGYEIVYHKLPREADGQREQMVRRLAAGDTGMDVLGLDVTWTAELAEAGWIREFTGQVKDRVEDGTLGPPLDTARYQGKLYGAPDNTNVQLLWYRGDLVQTPPKTWAEMIETGGRLIREGKPGLVEATGKQYEGLVVLFNSLVESAGGTIVGEDGTKAVVDDGAVKALEVLKTFATSDVVDPSFSNAAEDNARLAMEAGQAAFMINWPYVYAAAQAKPEFAKNLRWAPYPAVEGGESTATVGGVNYAVSAFSEHPDESFDAVLCLRNAENQKYAAINDGVPPTIESVYRDPEMAEPYPMREAILETLKNASTRPVTPAYQNVSTVLSTILSPPASIDPRATADRMRTELQDALDSKGVLP